In a single window of the Hoyosella subflava DQS3-9A1 genome:
- the nuoL gene encoding NADH-quinone oxidoreductase subunit L, whose protein sequence is MSGGIASTVWLLPALPLVGALVLLLAGRRSDPWGHLLGCATAIASFALGVALFFDMAGRDKADRVMHQSLFSWVPVAELQVDFGLQLDQLSMCFVLLITGVGSLIHVYSIGYMDHDPERRKFFAYLNLFLAAMLLLVLADNYLGLYVGWEGVGLASYLLIGFWQHKPSAATAAKKAFLVNRVGDMGLAIAMMIMFVTFGTVAFSEVFAGADGASDGVLTALGFLLLLGACGKSAQVPLQSWLGDAMEGPTPVSALIHAATMVTAGVYLITRSGPIFDLSPTAQMAVVIVGAVTLLFGAIIGCAKDDIKKALAASTMSQIGYMVLAAGLGPAGYAFAIMHLLTHGFFKAGLFLGAGSVMHGMNDEVNMRRYGGLRTVMPITFVTFGLGYLAIIGVPPFAGFFSKEGIIEVAIDSGGVKGVVLGAAVLFGAGLTAYYMTRVMILTFFGDRRWEPSLGERSDGEFTALHPHESPSVMTAPMILIAIGSVASGAFLALGGRLEHWLEPVVGSHDGEHVVPVWVITTLALGVVAIGVAVAVRQYAGRDIPVVAPTDVSAVTVAARRDLYGDAVNETVFMRPGQQFTHTAAVVDDKVVDGAVGGVAVLVGGLSSQVRRIQTGFTRSYALYMLIGAALVIAAMLLGGAL, encoded by the coding sequence ATGAGCGGGGGAATCGCGTCGACCGTGTGGCTGCTGCCGGCCCTCCCTCTGGTCGGCGCGCTGGTGCTGCTCCTAGCTGGCCGGCGCAGTGACCCGTGGGGTCACCTGCTCGGCTGCGCCACCGCCATCGCGTCGTTCGCGCTCGGGGTTGCGCTGTTCTTCGACATGGCGGGACGTGATAAGGCCGACCGTGTCATGCACCAGAGCCTCTTCAGCTGGGTGCCAGTGGCTGAACTGCAGGTGGACTTCGGTCTGCAACTCGACCAGCTCTCCATGTGTTTCGTCCTGCTGATCACCGGTGTCGGTTCCCTGATTCACGTCTATTCGATCGGGTACATGGACCATGATCCCGAACGCCGGAAGTTCTTCGCGTACCTGAACCTCTTCCTCGCCGCGATGCTGCTTCTCGTGCTCGCCGACAACTACCTCGGCCTGTACGTGGGATGGGAAGGCGTGGGTCTTGCGTCATACCTCTTGATCGGGTTCTGGCAGCACAAGCCGTCCGCGGCGACCGCCGCGAAAAAAGCGTTCCTTGTCAACCGCGTCGGAGACATGGGTCTCGCCATCGCGATGATGATCATGTTCGTGACGTTCGGTACGGTCGCCTTCAGCGAAGTTTTCGCTGGCGCGGATGGCGCCAGCGACGGCGTACTTACTGCCCTGGGTTTCCTGCTGCTGCTCGGTGCGTGCGGTAAATCAGCACAGGTGCCGCTGCAATCCTGGCTCGGAGACGCCATGGAAGGCCCGACACCGGTGTCCGCACTGATCCACGCAGCCACGATGGTGACCGCAGGCGTGTACTTGATCACCAGGTCCGGCCCGATCTTCGACCTTTCCCCCACCGCGCAGATGGCCGTCGTGATCGTCGGAGCGGTGACGCTGCTGTTCGGTGCAATTATCGGCTGCGCGAAAGACGACATCAAAAAGGCGCTCGCTGCATCGACGATGAGCCAGATCGGCTACATGGTGCTGGCAGCTGGGCTCGGGCCCGCGGGCTACGCGTTCGCGATCATGCACCTGCTCACCCATGGCTTCTTCAAAGCCGGGCTTTTCCTCGGCGCGGGCTCCGTCATGCACGGCATGAATGACGAGGTCAACATGCGCCGGTACGGCGGACTGCGGACCGTCATGCCGATCACGTTCGTGACGTTCGGCTTGGGGTACCTTGCCATCATCGGTGTCCCTCCGTTCGCCGGGTTCTTCTCCAAAGAAGGAATTATCGAAGTTGCCATCGACTCGGGCGGCGTGAAGGGCGTCGTGCTCGGCGCGGCAGTGCTGTTCGGTGCAGGTCTCACGGCCTACTACATGACCCGCGTCATGATCTTGACGTTCTTCGGGGACCGTCGCTGGGAACCCTCCCTGGGCGAGCGAAGCGACGGGGAGTTTACAGCCCTACACCCGCACGAATCCCCCAGCGTGATGACCGCGCCGATGATCCTTATCGCCATCGGTTCCGTCGCGTCCGGCGCCTTCCTCGCACTCGGCGGCCGCCTCGAGCACTGGCTGGAACCCGTTGTCGGTTCCCACGACGGTGAGCATGTGGTCCCCGTGTGGGTCATCACGACGCTTGCGCTCGGAGTTGTCGCCATCGGCGTCGCAGTGGCCGTACGACAGTACGCGGGCCGCGACATTCCGGTGGTCGCTCCCACCGACGTTTCGGCCGTCACCGTGGCGGCCCGTCGAGACTTGTACGGGGACGCAGTGAACGAAACGGTCTTCATGCGGCCCGGGCAGCAATTCACCCATACCGCAGCTGTCGTTGACGACAAGGTCGTGGACGGCGCCGTGGGCGGCGTTGCCGTACTCGTCGGCGGTTTATCATCGCAGGTCAGGCGAATACAGACGGGCTTCACGCGGTCGTACGCGCTGTACATGCTGATCGGGGCGGCCCTCGTCATCGCGGCGATGCTGCTAGGAGGGGCGCTATGA
- a CDS encoding NADH-quinone oxidoreductase subunit M: protein MNSFPWLTALWVTPLIGALAIMFVPAPARQLAKSIALGASIVVLGIVVALLVSFDPAGEQYQFVESRTWIPALGASYTLGLDGIGLILVLLTAALMPLLLLAAWRDDDDSLPGGGFPGRRRPTHTYVALMLMVQAMVMVTFTSLDILLFYIFFEAMLIPMYFLIGGFGGPNRAAAAVKFLLYNLFGGLIMLAAVIGLFVVTADIGENGRGTFDFRTVVAAVSTGELGIDPAIAKLLFLGFTFAFAVKAPLWPFHTWLPGAAVQATPASAVLMMAIVDKVGTFAMLRYSLQLFPDASQYFAPLIITLAVIGIIYGAVLAIAQTDVMRLIAYTSISHFGFIILGIFAMTSQSQAGSALYMVNHGVATAALFLVAGFLVTRRGTRAISDYGGVQKVAPIMAGSFLVAGLATLSLPGLAPFISEFLVLIGTFGRYPVAAIFATTTFVLAAIYILWTYQRMMAGPVTTGNEHIRDLRLREAAVMGPLIAVLIVLGVYPKPALDVITPAVEHTLTTVHLQDPAPALAGDQLIGDGRQ from the coding sequence ATGAACAGTTTCCCCTGGCTGACGGCCCTATGGGTGACACCACTCATCGGCGCACTCGCGATCATGTTCGTGCCCGCACCGGCTCGGCAGCTCGCAAAATCCATCGCACTGGGCGCGTCGATCGTGGTGCTCGGCATCGTCGTCGCACTCCTCGTCAGCTTCGACCCGGCGGGCGAGCAATACCAGTTCGTCGAGTCGCGCACGTGGATCCCCGCGCTTGGCGCCAGCTACACGCTGGGACTGGATGGTATCGGCCTGATCCTCGTCCTCCTTACAGCCGCCTTGATGCCTTTGCTTCTGCTCGCGGCATGGCGGGATGACGACGACAGCCTCCCCGGCGGAGGTTTCCCCGGACGGCGCCGACCGACCCACACCTACGTCGCACTGATGCTCATGGTGCAGGCGATGGTGATGGTTACCTTCACATCGCTCGACATCCTGCTGTTCTACATCTTCTTCGAGGCGATGCTGATCCCGATGTACTTCCTCATCGGTGGTTTCGGTGGCCCCAACCGCGCAGCCGCTGCCGTGAAGTTCCTGCTGTACAACCTGTTCGGCGGGCTGATAATGCTCGCGGCTGTCATCGGACTGTTCGTCGTCACCGCCGACATCGGGGAGAACGGCCGCGGCACGTTCGACTTCCGGACCGTGGTCGCCGCTGTCTCCACTGGTGAGCTCGGAATCGACCCCGCCATCGCGAAGCTGCTGTTCCTCGGATTCACATTCGCCTTTGCCGTGAAGGCGCCGCTGTGGCCGTTCCACACCTGGCTGCCGGGCGCCGCCGTCCAAGCGACACCCGCGAGCGCGGTGCTCATGATGGCGATCGTCGACAAGGTCGGGACGTTCGCGATGCTGCGCTACAGCTTGCAGTTGTTCCCCGACGCATCCCAGTACTTTGCGCCGCTCATCATCACGCTCGCAGTCATCGGAATCATCTACGGCGCGGTGCTCGCGATCGCCCAGACAGATGTGATGCGACTGATCGCGTACACCTCGATCTCACACTTCGGGTTCATCATCCTCGGCATCTTTGCGATGACCAGCCAGAGCCAAGCGGGCTCGGCGCTATACATGGTCAACCATGGCGTCGCTACTGCCGCACTGTTCCTGGTCGCCGGTTTCCTCGTGACGCGTCGCGGGACCCGCGCGATCAGCGACTACGGCGGTGTGCAGAAAGTCGCACCGATCATGGCTGGCTCTTTCCTCGTTGCCGGCCTCGCGACGCTGTCGCTGCCTGGGCTCGCCCCATTCATCAGCGAGTTCCTCGTCCTCATCGGCACATTCGGGCGATACCCGGTCGCCGCGATCTTTGCGACAACAACGTTCGTGCTCGCCGCGATCTACATATTGTGGACCTATCAGCGAATGATGGCTGGCCCCGTAACCACCGGGAACGAGCACATCCGCGACCTGCGGCTACGAGAAGCCGCAGTGATGGGACCGTTGATCGCGGTGCTCATTGTCCTCGGTGTCTACCCAAAGCCGGCGCTCGATGTGATCACCCCGGCCGTCGAACACACCCTCACCACCGTGCACCTGCAGGATCCAGCCCCTGCCCTCGCCGGTGACCAGTTGATCGGAGATGGACGCCAGTGA
- the nuoN gene encoding NADH-quinone oxidoreductase subunit NuoN: MLVVFGVAIVSVLVEAFLPARHRYMTQMVLSLTGLVVAFVALLMLAGTSSVTAVGSVAVDGPTLFLQGTIVLVAVVSLLMVGERTRESAALMDAFAPQTSSVPGSVAEREATKAGVMQTEVFPLALFAVGGLMLFPASNDLLTMFIALEVLSLPLYVLCGMARRRRLLSQEAALKYFLLGAFSSAFFLYGVALLYGFAGTLEFAGIAEAVSEQGSSPLALIGVGMLSVGLLFKVGAVPFHTWTPDVYQGAPTSITGFMAAATKIAAFGAMLRVFYVAVPELQVDWRPMLWAIAAITMLVGTIIAVTQTDVKRMLAYSSVAHAGFLLTGIVAANDAGVSATLFYLVAYGFSTLGAFAVVSLVRDRGGIETADMNAWAGLGRQSPLIAGAFALFLLALAGVPLTSGFISKFVIFSAAVEGGAAVLVIIGVLSSAIAAYFYIRVIVLMFFSEPVEEGAIVAPKTMTSAVVAIGVVVTVVLGVMPQSVLDLAERASSFVS; the protein is encoded by the coding sequence ATGCTCGTGGTGTTCGGTGTGGCAATCGTCAGCGTGCTCGTCGAGGCGTTTCTGCCCGCTCGTCACCGGTACATGACACAGATGGTGCTGAGCCTCACCGGTCTCGTCGTTGCTTTCGTGGCGTTGCTGATGCTGGCCGGAACGAGCAGCGTCACCGCAGTCGGTTCCGTGGCTGTTGACGGGCCAACGCTGTTTCTGCAAGGCACCATCGTGCTCGTCGCGGTCGTGTCGCTGCTGATGGTGGGAGAACGCACCCGAGAAAGTGCCGCTCTCATGGATGCGTTCGCACCGCAAACTTCGTCTGTGCCGGGCAGTGTCGCCGAGCGTGAAGCAACCAAAGCGGGGGTGATGCAGACAGAGGTTTTCCCGCTCGCGTTGTTCGCGGTCGGTGGTCTGATGCTGTTCCCCGCATCGAATGACCTCCTCACCATGTTCATCGCGCTCGAGGTTCTGTCCCTGCCCCTGTATGTGCTGTGCGGGATGGCAAGGCGCCGTCGCCTCCTTTCACAGGAAGCGGCCCTCAAATACTTCTTGCTCGGGGCGTTTTCTTCGGCGTTCTTCCTCTACGGGGTGGCGCTGCTGTACGGGTTCGCGGGGACCCTCGAATTTGCTGGCATCGCGGAGGCCGTTTCCGAACAGGGCAGCAGCCCCCTGGCGCTGATCGGTGTGGGCATGCTGTCAGTGGGGCTGCTCTTCAAGGTGGGCGCAGTGCCGTTCCACACGTGGACACCCGACGTATATCAGGGCGCGCCCACCTCGATCACCGGGTTCATGGCGGCTGCGACGAAGATCGCCGCGTTCGGAGCGATGCTGCGCGTCTTTTACGTCGCAGTGCCCGAGTTGCAGGTCGATTGGCGGCCCATGCTGTGGGCTATCGCCGCGATCACCATGCTGGTCGGGACGATCATCGCGGTAACTCAAACCGACGTGAAGCGCATGCTCGCGTACTCCTCGGTGGCGCATGCAGGGTTCCTGCTGACGGGCATCGTCGCGGCCAACGACGCGGGTGTCTCAGCGACATTGTTCTACCTCGTCGCATACGGGTTCAGCACGCTTGGCGCGTTCGCTGTGGTAAGCCTGGTGCGCGACCGGGGTGGGATCGAAACTGCGGATATGAACGCATGGGCCGGGCTCGGCCGACAGTCGCCGCTCATCGCTGGGGCGTTCGCATTGTTCCTGCTCGCGCTGGCTGGTGTGCCCCTGACAAGCGGTTTCATCAGCAAATTCGTCATCTTCTCGGCCGCTGTCGAAGGCGGAGCAGCCGTGCTGGTGATCATCGGTGTCCTGAGCAGCGCGATCGCGGCGTACTTCTACATCCGGGTGATCGTGCTGATGTTCTTCAGCGAGCCAGTGGAAGAGGGCGCGATAGTTGCGCCGAAGACTATGACTTCCGCTGTTGTCGCCATTGGTGTGGTGGTGACAGTCGTGCTGGGTGTAATGCCGCAGAGTGTGCTCGACCTGGCTGAGCGAGCATCTTCGTTCGTGAGCTGA
- a CDS encoding adenylate/guanylate cyclase domain-containing protein produces MADDGNAWELSDMRMRIKQLEHENAQLQQLLAQHVGRDVAHQALVSGSAIGGETRFVAVLFVDLVGSTSAVSTMRPAEVVAMLNTFFELVIRVVERHGGFVNKFVGDEALVIFGAPAYRADAATSALTAARELVAELEAIPGIQVGIGVSAGTVLAGNIGSAERFEYTVIGDPVNEAARLTELAKKQPGSILASSYAVDFSGDGEQALWETGELVKLRGRNKLTRLAWPRAN; encoded by the coding sequence GTGGCAGACGATGGCAACGCCTGGGAGCTGAGTGACATGCGCATGCGTATCAAACAGCTCGAGCACGAAAATGCGCAGCTTCAGCAACTTCTCGCGCAGCACGTGGGAAGGGACGTCGCTCACCAGGCGCTCGTAAGTGGCTCGGCGATTGGTGGCGAGACCCGATTCGTTGCGGTCTTGTTCGTCGACCTCGTCGGTTCGACGTCAGCGGTGTCGACGATGCGGCCCGCCGAAGTCGTGGCGATGCTCAACACGTTCTTCGAACTGGTGATCAGGGTCGTCGAACGTCATGGCGGATTCGTCAACAAGTTCGTCGGCGACGAGGCGCTCGTCATCTTCGGTGCGCCCGCGTACAGAGCGGATGCTGCGACCTCAGCACTGACAGCGGCCCGCGAACTCGTCGCCGAACTCGAGGCAATCCCCGGCATACAGGTCGGGATCGGCGTTTCGGCTGGCACAGTCCTAGCAGGCAACATCGGCTCCGCGGAGCGCTTCGAATATACGGTCATCGGCGACCCTGTGAACGAGGCTGCCAGGCTCACAGAGCTGGCCAAGAAACAGCCAGGAAGTATTCTCGCATCTAGTTACGCCGTCGACTTTTCCGGAGACGGTGAGCAAGCACTGTGGGAGACAGGCGAATTGGTGAAACTGCGTGGCCGGAACAAGCTCACTCGGCTCGCATGGCCGCGCGCGAACTGA
- a CDS encoding adenylate/guanylate cyclase domain-containing protein, translating to MSQTALTTIATCAIVVAIVLGVLLFHAQRRISQLERELEWKPAQRLLSGSREAVKTVWQTANLVRSKGLGAAMRTSVEELANWAEVERPDLARLTKNGSVVIFFSDIQGSTALNEELGDRAWVKLLERHEKLIRQCVDAHGGHVIKSQGDGFMVAFSRPDQAVLCSMEIQNALDTLSWSRRHAIRVRIGIHMGKSVRRGDDLFGRNVALAARVADQASGGETLVSGQVRAAIRDGVPVRFSEERRVSLKGLDGEHPVYLVTPTTQRSSTNS from the coding sequence ATGAGTCAAACAGCACTCACAACGATTGCGACTTGTGCAATTGTTGTTGCCATCGTGCTTGGTGTGCTGCTTTTTCACGCTCAGCGCCGAATCAGCCAACTGGAGCGTGAGCTCGAATGGAAGCCAGCCCAGCGTCTCCTCAGCGGCAGTCGCGAGGCAGTCAAGACGGTGTGGCAGACAGCGAACCTCGTCCGCTCGAAAGGGTTAGGCGCAGCGATGCGCACGTCTGTCGAGGAACTGGCCAACTGGGCTGAAGTTGAGCGGCCAGACCTCGCGCGACTCACCAAGAACGGCTCCGTCGTCATCTTCTTTTCGGACATACAGGGGTCGACTGCCCTCAACGAGGAGCTGGGTGATCGCGCATGGGTGAAACTACTCGAACGGCACGAGAAGCTGATTCGGCAGTGTGTCGACGCGCATGGGGGACACGTGATCAAAAGCCAGGGTGACGGCTTCATGGTTGCTTTTTCGCGCCCTGACCAGGCTGTTTTGTGCAGCATGGAGATTCAGAACGCACTCGACACGCTCAGCTGGTCCCGGCGCCATGCCATCCGGGTCCGGATCGGCATCCACATGGGGAAGTCGGTTCGCCGCGGTGACGATCTCTTCGGCCGGAACGTCGCCCTCGCCGCGCGCGTCGCGGACCAGGCCAGCGGCGGAGAAACACTGGTCAGCGGGCAAGTACGTGCAGCGATCCGCGACGGGGTTCCCGTCAGGTTCAGCGAGGAACGCCGAGTGTCACTGAAGGGACTCGACGGCGAGCACCCCGTTTACCTGGTGACACCCACAACCCAGCGATCGTCAACCAACAGTTGA
- a CDS encoding Clp protease N-terminal domain-containing protein translates to MTAPTPVDNPISLDTLIEAITSAHSDALDRLSGAMLLAEHLDEISDHLIGHFVDQARRSGASWTDIGKSMGVSKQAAQKRFVPKDAPQDFRRFTPDARNAIVAAQNEARAAGNTEISPAHLILGVLTASEFPGARALNISDDDIRRAVVKQLPDAADTVPELIPFDGAAKKALELTFREALRRGSDYVDPDHIVLAVLDGDEMAGMAELGLTKEAVAHAVSHPG, encoded by the coding sequence ATGACCGCACCTACACCTGTCGACAACCCCATAAGTCTCGACACCCTGATCGAAGCGATCACATCAGCACACTCTGATGCGCTCGACCGCCTCTCCGGAGCGATGCTGCTCGCTGAGCATCTCGACGAAATTTCTGATCACCTCATCGGCCACTTCGTCGATCAGGCACGGCGATCCGGCGCATCGTGGACCGATATCGGAAAAAGTATGGGTGTTTCCAAACAGGCCGCGCAGAAACGTTTCGTACCCAAGGATGCACCGCAAGACTTTCGGCGCTTCACGCCTGATGCGCGTAATGCGATTGTGGCCGCCCAGAATGAGGCCCGCGCCGCCGGGAACACCGAAATCTCACCAGCGCACCTCATCCTCGGCGTTCTCACCGCTTCCGAGTTCCCAGGAGCGCGCGCTCTGAATATCAGCGATGACGACATCCGCAGAGCAGTGGTGAAGCAGCTCCCCGACGCCGCGGACACCGTCCCGGAGCTGATCCCGTTCGATGGTGCCGCTAAGAAAGCGCTCGAGCTGACATTCCGCGAAGCCCTCCGGCGCGGAAGCGACTACGTCGATCCGGACCACATCGTTCTCGCAGTTCTTGATGGAGACGAAATGGCGGGAATGGCAGAACTAGGACTGACCAAGGAAGCGGTCGCGCACGCGGTCAGCCACCCGGGGTGA
- a CDS encoding cation:proton antiporter family protein has translation MNVAYLVVPFVGGLIAMGLRLPPLVGFLAAGFALNFMGYEETDALSVIADLGVTLLLFTIGLKLNVRTLLRKEVWGTATGHMVISTAFMVGVLSLLKVIGFAALADADLRVLAILGFALSFSSTVFVVKVLEERGESRALYGRLAIGILIMQDIFAVVFITASTGELPSPWAFALFALVPLAPVMRRLLEHVGHGEMQILYGVVLALAAGYALFEFVGIKGDLGALIIGMLLAPHASAASMSRALFNMKELFLVGFFVSIGLADLPTWGTLGVASLLVVLIFAKAGLFVAIFAIFRLRRRTSFLGSLALTNYSEFGLIVAVLAGSNGWLTDDWLVTLSIAVALSFAVSAVLNRRSTQVYEKAMELLPDQDPAKLNPIDRPIGVGQAEAVVLGMGRVGRGAYDRLVEHYGLNVLGLDTDDERVVTLRDQGYTVIEADATDPDFWEKLTLADTVDIVILALPHHDSNVVALDQLRKLDYDGEIAAVVQHRDEIESIREHGADDVFHLYAGAGIALADGAAEAAGLELR, from the coding sequence ATGAATGTCGCGTATCTCGTGGTGCCCTTCGTCGGTGGACTCATAGCTATGGGGCTGCGGCTCCCCCCACTGGTAGGTTTTCTCGCGGCGGGTTTCGCACTCAACTTCATGGGATACGAAGAGACCGATGCGCTGAGCGTCATCGCAGACCTGGGTGTGACCCTGCTGCTCTTCACGATCGGCCTGAAACTGAACGTCCGTACGCTGCTGCGTAAAGAAGTGTGGGGGACTGCGACCGGTCACATGGTCATTTCCACTGCCTTTATGGTGGGCGTGCTGTCACTACTAAAAGTAATCGGCTTTGCGGCGCTCGCTGACGCTGACCTGCGCGTGCTCGCGATCCTCGGTTTCGCTCTCTCCTTTTCAAGCACCGTGTTTGTCGTCAAAGTTCTCGAGGAACGCGGCGAGTCGCGTGCGCTCTACGGCCGTCTCGCCATCGGCATCCTCATCATGCAGGACATCTTCGCCGTCGTATTCATCACCGCTTCCACGGGTGAACTGCCCAGTCCGTGGGCGTTCGCCCTGTTCGCCCTGGTCCCCCTGGCACCGGTGATGCGCCGCCTGCTTGAGCACGTCGGCCACGGTGAGATGCAGATTCTGTATGGGGTCGTTCTCGCGCTCGCGGCGGGGTACGCGCTGTTCGAGTTCGTGGGCATCAAGGGCGACCTCGGTGCCTTGATCATTGGCATGCTCCTCGCGCCGCACGCATCCGCTGCCAGTATGTCCAGGGCGCTATTCAATATGAAGGAGCTATTCCTCGTCGGATTCTTCGTCTCAATTGGACTCGCTGATTTGCCGACATGGGGAACATTAGGGGTCGCTTCTTTACTGGTAGTGCTGATTTTCGCGAAGGCGGGCCTGTTCGTCGCAATCTTTGCGATCTTCCGGCTCCGCCGCCGCACTTCATTTCTCGGCTCACTGGCGCTGACCAATTACTCAGAGTTCGGACTCATCGTTGCGGTGCTCGCGGGCAGCAACGGGTGGCTCACCGACGACTGGCTCGTGACACTGTCCATCGCGGTGGCGCTGAGCTTCGCCGTATCTGCGGTTCTGAACCGCCGGTCCACGCAGGTCTACGAGAAGGCAATGGAACTGCTGCCCGATCAGGATCCGGCCAAGCTCAACCCAATCGATCGCCCCATCGGGGTTGGTCAGGCTGAGGCCGTCGTGCTCGGAATGGGCCGTGTTGGCAGGGGCGCGTACGATCGGCTCGTTGAGCATTACGGCCTGAACGTACTCGGGCTCGATACTGACGACGAACGTGTTGTTACGCTTCGCGACCAGGGCTACACAGTCATCGAAGCGGATGCCACCGACCCAGACTTCTGGGAGAAACTGACCCTCGCCGACACGGTCGACATCGTCATTCTGGCGCTTCCGCACCACGATTCCAATGTTGTTGCGCTAGATCAGCTCCGAAAGCTCGATTATGACGGTGAGATCGCCGCGGTGGTGCAGCACCGGGATGAGATTGAATCGATCCGGGAGCATGGTGCGGACGACGTATTCCATCTGTACGCCGGTGCGGGTATTGCACTCGCGGACGGGGCCGCTGAAGCTGCTGGGCTGGAACTCCGGTAA